The Fibrobacter sp. UWB16 genomic interval TGCGCCATGAGCACAATAAGCCCCGTCTGGCGCAAGTACGTCGATTTACCGGCCATGTTCGGGCCAGTAATGAGCATCAGTCGCGTTCCGTCCGGCGAGAGCGTCACATCGTTCGGGACAAAGTTCAAATCGGGGTTCACCGCAACAATCACCGGATGGAAACCGCCGCGAATTTCAATACCCGTTCCTTCAAAAACTTCCGGGCAAACGTAATTGTACTTGCGGGCCGCGCGGGCAAAGCTGTACAAGCTATCGACTCGAGCAATTGCATCGGCAATGCCCTGGAGCTCGGCGCGCCAGCTGTTCACGCGTTCGCGAAGTTCGCAGAAAATCTTGTATTCCAACGCATGGATGTTGACTTCGGCATTGCTGATGACGGATTCGCATTCCTTCATCTCAGGCGTGATATAGCGTTCGCCGTTCACCGTTGTCTGCTTGCGGATATACTCGTCCGGAATCGGCTGCGTGGCCTTTGCCATCTGCGCCTTCGTGATTTCGATGTAATAACCGAACACGCGGTTGTAACCGACTTTCAATGACGGGATTCCGAGGCGTTCGCGTTCGCGACCTTCCAACGAAGCAATCCATTCGCGGCGTTCCTTGATGTCCTCGTTCATTGCATCAAGTTCTGCACTTGCCCCCGGGCGGATCATTCCGCCTTCGCGCACGGTCATCGGCAAGTCATCATTGAAGTACTTGAGCAAGTCTTCGCCACGGCCCTTTGCTGCATTCAACGTTTCGCGTAGACCTTCAAAAAGCGGCGCATGCAAGCCTTCCAAAACGTCAGCGACCTTTGATGCCTGCGAAAGAGAACGTCCCATTCCCGCGAGGTCACGCGCATTTGCACGACCGCTACCGACGCGGCCCATCAAGCGTTCCATATCGAGAATCGACGTGAGCGATTCCTTGAGTTCGTCAAGCGCCACAGGATTCTGGACAAGTTCGCCCACCGCTTCTTCGCGTTCGCGGATGCGGTCCACAGCAATCAACGGATGGCTCACCCAATCCTTGAGCGTACGCCCCCCCATTGCCGTCACCGTAAAATCGAGCACCGAGCAAAGCGTGCTGGAATAATCGTCAGCATTCAACGGACGCACGAGTTCCAAATTGCGGAGCGTGCTCGGGTCGAGCGTCATGTAATCGTCCAGATTCAAAATCTCGAGCGTCGTAAAGTGCGACAGTTCGGACTTTTTCTGGTTGATCAAATACTGGAGCAAAGCGCCCGTCACGGACGTTTCAAAAACACGACCATCCAAGCCAAGGCCATCAAGCGCTTCAACCTTGAAGTGCGTAAACAGCACATCCTTTGCCTGGTCTTCTGCAAACAAAATAGCAGGGAGTTCAGTGACCAAGACGTTTTCCGCCTTGATCAAGTCCATAATCGCCGCTGGGATCGTCGTCCCTTCGGGAATCACAATTTCCTTGGGCATACGGCGGCTGAATTCGCATTCAAAAGCCTGCACACTGCTACGGCACGTCGCCAAATAACCCGTCGTCACATCGGCAATCGCAAACGCGGCCACATCCCCGTTTCCGCCCTTGCCATCATCGCTTGTCGCAGGCACATAAGCGCAAAGGTAGTTTGCCTCTTTTGCGTTGAGGTTTTCTTCGTTCATCGCCGTGCCGGCGCTGATGATTTCAACAATGTCGCGCTTGACAATACCCTTCGCGAGTTTCGGGTCTTCGACCTGTTCGCAAATGGCGATGCGGTAGCCGGCGGCCACCATCTTGGGCACGTAGCGTTCGGCAGCGTGGTGCGGGAATCCGCACAAAGGCGTTGCACCGGAGGCGCCGTTATTGCGGCTCGTGAGCGTTAAACCTAAAATTTTCGAGGCGATTACAGCGTCATCTTCAAAAAGTTCAAAGAAGTCGCCCATGCGGAAAAACAAAATGCAGCCAGGATTTTCTTTCTTGATTTCGTAATATTGCTGCATCAACGGAGTAACGGCCATTAAGCATCTCCCATAGACAATTCAATCTGGTCAGTCGATTCTTCGAGCGGAGTCGGTTCTTCCGGAGCGTTATCAGGCTTAGAGTACTGCGGCACCAGAGCGCCCGCTTCCAAAAGTTCACTGAATTCGCGCAAACGCGGCAAGTCTTCAGGAATGCGATTGATACCAAAGTATTTCAAAAATTCCTGCGTAGTCACGTAAGTATAAGGGTTACCAACCGTTTCAGCGCGAGCGCCCAAAGTAATAAAGCCTTTGTCAAGCAAGTTACGGATCGGACCATCCGCAGACGAAACGCCACGAACCTGTTCAATCGCAGCCTTCGTAATCGGCTGCTGGTAAGCAATCACGGCAAGCGTTTCAAGAGCAGCCTGGCTGAGCCTGCGGGCATTTGCTTCCGGGAAGAGTTTGCGCACCCACGGATAATACTTTGCACGTGTTCTAAAGCGGTAACCGCCCGCCTGTTCCACAATTTCAAACGGAGACTGAATTTTGTTCAAAGAATCGTTCGCGGTAATGAGCGCATCCGCTACAGAACGAGCATCCAAAAAATCGCCGAGAATTTCGCGAAGCTTCTTGAGCGTCACGACATCCGGAGACGCAAAGACGAGCGCCTGTATAATGCGAGCCAGGTCTTCCCTACTTTCAACTTTCGGGAGTTCCGCCGATTCTTCGGCCAGTTCTTCGACATTCTGATCTTCAGCCATACGTTTGATCCTTTTGTCTAAAGCGGTCTAAAGTCACCTAGTTAGAATACAACCAAGTCGTTCTTGTGGATAAGTTCATCAGGAACATTCTTGCCAAGGACTTCGTGCACCTGGGCAGTTTTTTTGCGGAGCACAAGCTTGAGCGTTTCGCTATCGAAACCAGCAACACCGCGAGCCACAGGATTCTTCTTTTCATCCTGGACTTCAATCAAGTCGCCCTTGTCAAAATGCTTCTGTACCGCAATCACGCCCACCGGCAACAAGCTCGAATGATTTTCACGCAAAGCCTTCACGCCGCCTTCATCGACAATCACGCTTCCACGCGGCGTCGTAATGAAGCTCAGCCAACGCTGACGGCTATTGAGCTTTTTCTTGGAACCTGCGAACAATGTACCTGTTGCATTTTCAAAGAACACCTGATGCGGGAGTACCTTCATACCGCTAGCGAGGAATGCATTCGCGCCACTCTTCGTCACATTGCGAATGGCTTCGAGCTTGCTCCTCATGCCGCCGGTACTGACGGCGGACCCGGCCTCGCCAGGCTTTCCGGCCAATGCCAAAATCGCAGGCGTGATTTCAGGAACAAAGTTCAACAAGCGAGCGTTCGGATTCTTCTTCGGATTGTCATCGAACAAGCCGTCTTCATCCGTAAAGATGAGGAGCAAGTCTGCATCAAGGAAGAGCGCCACATCGCTCGAGAGCTTGTCGTTATCGCCCACCTTGATTTCGGCGACAGCCAAGGAGTCGTTCTCGTTAATGATCGGAACAATCTTACGGGCAAGCATTGCCTTGATGGTGTTCTGCAAATTCTTGTAACGCGCACGATCACGGAAGTCTTCTGCAGACAAGAGAATCTGGCCAACGGAAAGTTGCACCCAGCGGAACATTTCGCGATAAGCGTACATGAGGTCAATCTGACCCACGGCAGCACAAGCCTGCTTTTCGGCAAGCACGGTCGGCTTTTGAGCGTAACCCAATTCAGCCATGCCAGTACCCACAGCGCCACTCGTGACAATGACGACTTCCTTGCCCGCATCCATCAAGCGTGCCACGGAATCAGCGAGCTTCTGGATGTAACGCGTACGAACGCCACCACGCTCGGAATCCACGAGAATGCGAGAACCAATCTTCACCACCACGCGGCGAGCTTCATCTAAAATGTTCTTTCTTAATTCACTCATTTTTCAGTCGTTAGTTATTAGTCAATAGTTTACTTGCACACCACCAGGCGAATCGCATCGAGGCGGAGTTGCGGGTTAGCCACAATTTTCTTGCGTTCCTGTACATTCTTGCGGAGCTGCTTCAAAGCTTCGCTCGTACCCGCCTTGCCACGCATCGAGAGCAAATGATTCATGCGCTGGTATTCCTGTTCCGAACGAGCTTCCACGGCATTTGCCGCTTCTTCTGCATACTTCTTAGCCTGTTCAGAAACAATCAAGCGAGCCTTTGCCAAGCCATCCTTAGCAAAGTAACGGAGCGTCATATCGACAGCCGCATTTCCCTGCGGAACACCAACATCCTTGAGCGCCGCATTCGAAAGCGCATCGAAATGTCCGGACATGTTTTCGCCCTTCGCATTCACGAGCACCTTGAAATACTTCGGCCCTGCGATATCGGCACAGCCCCATTCTTCGGACACCGGGAGTTCCACAGCAAAGTTGTACTGCATCATGAGCCCGCGCAAACCGGAGTTCGGCCAAATGGCGCAAGAAACCGTTCCGCGCCCCATACCCGTTTCGTAATCGAACACGCCTTGAGCCAGCGGATGGTCCAAGCTGATAAATTCAATATCGTCGTGCGTCATCGCAACATCGCGATCAAACGTGACCGTCATGCAAGTGCCACCGCTCACGCGACCGTCGCCGTCACCTTCTCCACTACCTTCGCCACACAAATCCGTTTGGCTATTCACGCGTCCACCGCCACCAGCAGTAGCCGCAGCCATTGCCAAATCAGGCATGCCCGGCACAGAGCCCGCTTCAACTTGCGGTCCCATCGTGATAAGGAAGCAATCCTGCACAGAGCTCTTTTCAACATCGAGTCCGCGATTCATCAAAGAATCAAACACGAGATTCTTGAGTTCCGGTTCGGCATCAAGTTCACGAATTTCGTCTGTGATTTCCTTAGCCTTTTCTGGATTGCGGGAGTTGAATTCGAGCAAGCGGTCACGGCCGTTTTCAATATGCTTACGCATCTGTTCGCAATCTTTCTTGACCTGCGGGATGACGTTCTTCACAAAATTTTCAAGGCTAGCGCGCGGCGTTGCCAAAGCTTCAATCAGCGATTCCGTGTACTTGAGGAAGAGTTCACCACCGCTCATGAGCGGAGCGCCAAACGAATTCAAGCCTTCGTTGTACCAGCGGAACATCACTTCCTGACCCGAGCCCTTCACGTACGGCACGTGGATGATGATGTCCTTGTCCTGACCAATGCGGTCCAAGCGGCCAATACGCTGTTCCACGAGAGCGGCATCAAGCGGCAAGTCAAACAGCACCAAGTGATGCGAGAACTGGAAGTTACGGCCTTCAGAACCAATTTCAGAAGCGATGAGCAAGTTAGCGCCATCAGGCTTGCTGAAGTTTGCCGCAGCCTTGTCACGAGCCATGATGCTCATGTCTTCGTGGAACATCACAAACGCACCTTCACCCAAGAATTCGAGGAGCAAAGTTTCAAGCGCCTGCACGACCTGGATCGATTCGCAAATCAGCAAAACCTTTTCGTTCTTGTATTCCTTGAGGAACCCCTTGAGCCACACAAAACGTTCATCCATCGCCCATGCGTCGGAGAACCTCGTGCAGAGGAGGCCATTTTCTTGAATGTCGGTCGATGCTTCCAAGTCGCGATCGGCAGCAACGTCCACCATTTCACGGTAAGCCGGATTCGGTTCAAGCGGGATTTCATCGAGCACACGCTTCGGGAATCCGCCCACGCCCTTACGCGTATTGCGGAACACCACAGAACCCGTACCCATGCCATCGACAATGCGGCGCATCCATTCGCCTGCAGTCATGGACTTTGAATTTTCCTGTTCCAGCCAAGGACGGATCTGCGAGTTCTTCGGGACGCATTCGTACAAGTCGTCCCAGCTCATGTGGTGGTTCGGGTCGGTCGGGAGCTTATTTAAATCTCGCACAAGCTTGAGGTAAGTTTCCTGATCCTTGATAAAATCGTTGTAATCGGCAAAGCGCACCGGGTCCAGCATCTTGAGGCGGTTGAACTGCGATTCCGGATGAAGCTGCAAGGGCGTACCGGTCAAAAGCAACACGCCCTTAGAGCGACCAATCACCCTATTTGCGAGCATGTACTCGTGGCTCGTAAAACCATCCTCGCACACCAGATGGTGGGCTTCATCGATGATGGTCATATCCCAGTTCGTCTTCAAAAGGTCTTCGATCAATGCAGGCTGTGCCATCAAAAAGTCGATGGACACAATGATGTCGTTACTCTGCATGAACGGATTGGGCTTCGTTTCATCTTTCGCGACACCCACAAACAAACCACGGATGTAGCCTTCGTCCACCAGCGTAAAGAGTTGGTTGAAACGGCGCTTCATTTCAATCATCCACTGGTGCTTCAGCGTTTCCGGAACAATCACGAGCGTACGCTGGATGCGGCCTCTCGACTTGAGAGCATGCCAAATCATGCCCGCTTCAATCGTCTTACCCAAGCCCACTTCGTCCGAAAGCATAAGCCTCGGGAGCGTAGAGCTAGAGCATGCGCGGTAGCAAAGGTAATACTGGTGCGGGATCATGTTCACACGCGGGCCAATCATGCCGCGAACCGGCGAAGACGTCCACTTGTAATACATTTCCATCGCATCTTCATGACGCAAAAAATCACGCGACGAGCAAACTTCGTCATCGGCCAAGGCCTTAAACAGCACAGCCGGTCGAGCGGTCGAAATCTTCGAGCTCAGCTCGGATTCCTTCATCTCTTTGCCATTACGCCCGACATAAACCATGATACCCGCATCTTCGCGAACGGAGTCCACCACGAAGGAGACACCCTTTTCACTCTTGACGGTTTCACCTACTTGCAAAACAAAACGTTCAATCGGAGCTTCATCGGTCCTGTAAATACGAGCTTGACCGATAGACGGGAACAAAATTTTAACAGTACGGCCCTGAACTTCAGATACAATACCAAGCCCCAGGGTAGGTTCGGCTTGGCTCACGTAGCGCTGACCAATTTTAAACATCATCATAACCTGTAAATTTAGGATTTTTTCGAAAATTCGGCTTGCGAACTTTTTACTAAATTATTCCACAACATGAAATGGTTTTATATCGACACATCAATCACCGACGGGGATAGGCGTCAAGGTCCTTATTCTATCGATGAAATTAGAGATTTTGTCAACGAAGGCAAGATAAAAGACGAAACTTTAGTCTGGCACACCGGCGAAGCTAATTGGAAAGCATGGAAGGATTTTCCCGAAGCAAGCGAACCCCCAGAGCCAACCGAAGAAGAACTCCTCAAGCAGACGATTGAAACGCTTCTCCAGAGCAAACTAAACCGCAAACGCTACGCAGGATTTTTTGTACGCGCTAACGCCTTTATTATAGACAACTTAATTCTTTCTGTTGTCGGTGCGTTGTTCCTTTACGTCATGAGTTTGGCAGGAATGCTGGACCTGAACGCCGTTTCCGAAATCGTAAACCAGTACATCGACAACCCCGCCTCCACGGAACTCGTTTCCAAGGCGCTCGAACTCCCCGGAATGTCCACGTTCTTTACGATTTGGAGCGTTGTACAGGCAATTTACTTTATCGTTTTCCATGCGGTTTGGGGCGCCACGCCAGGCAAAAAGCTTTTGCGCATTCATGTTGAAATGGCAAATGGCGAAAAGCTCTCGTGGGCATTCTCGATTTTCCGCTTTGTGGCAAGCATCGTCACGCAAGCGACACTCATTTTTTATGGTCTGGGTTACCTGATTGTCCTTATCGATCCGCAAAAGAGAGCGCTACACGACTTTATCGCACAGACTCGTGTCGTTCATAATGCCATCGAACAAAAAGAAAATAAAGAGGTTTAATTTATATGGATCAGTTTATCGTTCCGCAAGTTAAAGCACCGGTCAATGGTGAAGTTGAAATTTCTGGTGCCAAAAACGCCGTGCTTGCCGTCATGGCAGCAGCACTCCTCGCCGATGGCGTTTCTGAAATCACAAACGTTCCGCACTTGAAAGACATGAAGACCATGTCCGATGTGCTCCGCGTGATCGGTTGCCACATCAACGGTGGAAGCCACGTTCTGAGAATCGACACCCGCGGTGTAGACCATCTCGAAGCACCGTACGAACTCGTGAAGACCATGCGCGCAAGCTTCTACGTGCTCGGCCCTCTCGTCGCCAGATTCGGTCGCTGCCGCGTCTCGCTCCCCGGCGGATGCGCCTGGGGCCCGCGCCCCGTGGATCTTCACCTCAAAGGTCTCGAAGCACTCGGTGCAAAGATTACCGTCACTCACGGTTACGTCGAAGCCACATGCGAAGGCCGCCTCCCCGGCGGTAACTTCAACTTCCCGATTTCTAGCGTCGGCGCAACAGTCAACGTCTTGATGGCAGCAACACTTGCGAAGGGCGTAAGCGTCTTGCAGAATGCCGCCCTCGAACCAGAAATTGATAACCTCATCGACTTCCTCACGAGCATGGGCGCAAAGATTCAGGGCCGCGGCACGCGCACCCTCACCGTCCAAGGTGTTGAATCGCTCCGCCCGGGTACAGGCGTCACCATCCCGGACCGCATTGAAGCAGGCACATTCCTCTGCGCCGCCGCCATCACGCGCGGCCGCGTCAAGGTCACGCGCATCATCCCGGAACACATCGCCTCTACGCTCGACGCCTTCCGCGAAATCGGCTGCAAGGTGAACGTCGGTGCCGACTGGGCCGAAGTCGATGCCCGCCAGCAGGAACTCAAGCCGATGAGCCTCGTCACGCTCCCATTCCCGGGATTCCCGACCGATATGCAGGCACCGTTCATGGCAACGCTCCTCTCCATTCCAGGGAACAGCCTCGTGCAAGACACGGTTTACAACGACCGCTTTAAGCATGTCGCAGAGCTCGAACGTTTGGGAGCCTCCATCCAGCTGAACGGCAACACGGCTACCATCAAGGGAGGCCTCCCGCTTGAAGGTGCTGACATCATGGGTTCTGACCTCCGCGCCAGTGCAGCTCTCGTTCTCGCAGGGCTCATCGCCGAAGGTGAAACAACCATCAGCCGCATTTACCACCTCGACCGCGGTTACGAAGATTTCGAAGCTAAGATGGCTAAGATCGGTGCAACAGTCAAGCGTTTCAACCCGGACGCCCGCGACGATTAAAAAATTGCGTCATCCCAAACGCACAAAAGCCGGCTTCCAGCCGGCTTTTTTTAACGTCACCCTGAAGACATTTTCCTCAGCGTCATCCTGAGGCGAAGCCGAAGGGTCCAGTCATATCTCGTCAATGCAAAATAAGACTTGACTGGGTCCTTCGGGGCATAGCCCCTCAGAACGACGAGATGTTTTTATCGCATCTGCTCTCTACAAATCTCCGTTGCCGAGCGCCCGTCCGGAGACCTAAAGTCGAGCATTTCCTGCAATGAAATTGCCGCCTGCTCCAGTTCCGGAGTCGAAGCACACGTATTGTTCGAAAGAATCATCTGCAAATACTGCTTTTTACGGTCCAGATTGCATTCATTGCCGTAAATTGAAGCAAGCTTATACATGCCCGCGCAAGCCTTCATCCCATTCGGATTGGAATCTACGAGATTCGTGAGGAGCGTCTTCGCTTTAGCCGCCTGATTCGCTTCAATCAAGCAAAGAGACATCCAGTAGAGAGCCCCTTCTGCCATTTCGCCCTTTTTCACAAGTTCATAGACCTGCTTAAAGCCGTTGTACGCAAGCTTGTATTCGCCACGGTGATAATCCGAATGAGCGGCATTGAACATCGTTTCCGCTTCAATCATCTTTTCGGCATTGGCGTCCGGTTCCATCACAGCGCTAGCCACGCCATTGTTCACCACGACCTTCTTTGCCAAAATCTTGTCAGACTTGCCGAGGAGCAAATCCAAGCGGTAAATGATTTCTTCCTGACGCGTATCGCGGCGGACCGTTTCTTCGCTCATGCGATTCGAAAGCACCGTCACTTCGGCCTGCAAGCGCTTTTGCGCCACCGCAGAAGCCTCAAGCTGCGCCTTCACGCTATCGAGTTCTGCACGGAGTGATGCATTTTCAGCAGAAAGAGCCTTGTACGACGAATCATTTTTGGCAATGACATCATCACCGACCGCCCGCATTTCTTTTGTACGCAACATCGTAATGCTACTGCATCCCGAAAGCACAAAAGATGCCAAAACAACACCGAGAGATAAAGACTTCAAATTCACGATAAAGTTCTCCCCAAACTACTGATCAATAGACACACGGAAATGCGCTCTGCGGTTCTTGGAATACGCCGTCTCGTCAGTTCCCTGCACCTTCGGGCGTTCCTTGCCATAGCTCACTGAAACGAGCCTGTTCGCATCCACGCCGTATGCAATCAAGAACTCACGCACCACGGTCGATCGGCGAGCGCCCAAAGAAATGTTGTAGTCTTCAGTGCCGCGAGCATCCGTATGGCCTTCGACCGTCACGATAAAGCGATTTTCGTTGACCAAAATTTCAGCCACTTGCGCGAGCAAGCGCTTTGCATTTTCCGTCAATTCGGAGCGGTCATAGTCAAAGTAAACATCTTCGAGCATGATGCGGTTGATCAATTCTTCCAAGCGTGCACGTTCTGCTTCAAGGCGTTCCGCTTCCAAGCGTGCCAAAGAATCCGCGCTCAGCGTATCTGCCACAAGCGCATCAAGGTTCAACGTCGAATCCGCAGGAGCTTCCGGCGCCGTTTGCGGTTGCGGATCCGTTTCTGGCTTTTCCTTGCTGCAGCCCCAAGCAAAGAGTGCAACAGCCGTACCCATCAAAGCGAGTTTAATTACCTTACCCATAATTCACTCCTCTATTTAAATTTCTTATCGTCAAAGAACCAGGACCAAGTCGGCGATGTATTTTCAACACCATTCGTAATACGAGTCACGCCACTTCCGTCTTTACGCATAATATAAATTTGATAATTGCCACCGCGGTCACTTGCAAATGCAATCAACTTGCCATCGGGCGACCAAGTCGGGTGTTCGTTATTCCCTGCGTTCGAGGTCAGCTGGATAATATCCGTACCATCAAGAGCGCAAGTATAAATGTTCATCTTGCCATCATCCATCGACGTGTAGACAATGCGATCCCCATCCGGAGACCAGCTTGCGCGTTCATTGTAATGCCCCATGTACGTAATGCGGCGCACATCCGTGCCATCCTTCCCTACCGCGTACACCTGCGGAGAGCCGCCACGGTCACTCGTAAAGAGCACTTCGCTTGCAAACGGGCTCCAAGAAGGGCTCACCTGATTCGATTTCAAGTGCAAGAACTTCTGCGCAGAACCCGTCTTCATGTCGCCGCGATAAAGTTCCGTCTTAGCACCTTCCGTCACGGAGAAAAGGAGTTCACCCGTTTTCGGATTCACAGCCGGGCTAAACGTCTGCTTGAACTGCGTAAAAAGTGGGGTTTCCTTGCCGCCAAACGTGATGGCGTAAAGGTTCGGGCGTTGCTTGCGGAAGTTCACATACACAAGGCCCTTGTTGCCTTTCTGCCAAACCGGCATCATGTTGATTGAAGAGTCACGCGTAATCTGGCGACGAGAGAAACCATCGTAATCCGAAATCACGACCTGCTTCATGCCATCGATTTTCGAGACGTAAGCAAGCTTCGTCGAAGCAACCCCGCGTTCCCCGAACAAGCGATAAACAACCTTGTCAAAGAACGAATGCACCGCCTGACGCACGTCGAAAGGCTTCACGGTATAGCTTTCGCCAAGCAACACATCCTTCGTCTCGGACGCATACAGATAGCAATCGAGCTTGATTTTTCCATTCGGGAGCTTGGTTGCAATGCCGGTCACGTACTGGCGAGCGCGTTTCTTGCTAAAAAGCACCAAGTCAAACTTGTCCGAGCTCACGGCTTCAAAACGCCCCGTGAGGTTTGCATCACGCGTCAAAATCAAATGCGGAGCTTCGTTTGCCCACTTGATGT includes:
- the rapA gene encoding RNA polymerase-associated protein RapA; the protein is MMMFKIGQRYVSQAEPTLGLGIVSEVQGRTVKILFPSIGQARIYRTDEAPIERFVLQVGETVKSEKGVSFVVDSVREDAGIMVYVGRNGKEMKESELSSKISTARPAVLFKALADDEVCSSRDFLRHEDAMEMYYKWTSSPVRGMIGPRVNMIPHQYYLCYRACSSSTLPRLMLSDEVGLGKTIEAGMIWHALKSRGRIQRTLVIVPETLKHQWMIEMKRRFNQLFTLVDEGYIRGLFVGVAKDETKPNPFMQSNDIIVSIDFLMAQPALIEDLLKTNWDMTIIDEAHHLVCEDGFTSHEYMLANRVIGRSKGVLLLTGTPLQLHPESQFNRLKMLDPVRFADYNDFIKDQETYLKLVRDLNKLPTDPNHHMSWDDLYECVPKNSQIRPWLEQENSKSMTAGEWMRRIVDGMGTGSVVFRNTRKGVGGFPKRVLDEIPLEPNPAYREMVDVAADRDLEASTDIQENGLLCTRFSDAWAMDERFVWLKGFLKEYKNEKVLLICESIQVVQALETLLLEFLGEGAFVMFHEDMSIMARDKAAANFSKPDGANLLIASEIGSEGRNFQFSHHLVLFDLPLDAALVEQRIGRLDRIGQDKDIIIHVPYVKGSGQEVMFRWYNEGLNSFGAPLMSGGELFLKYTESLIEALATPRASLENFVKNVIPQVKKDCEQMRKHIENGRDRLLEFNSRNPEKAKEITDEIRELDAEPELKNLVFDSLMNRGLDVEKSSVQDCFLITMGPQVEAGSVPGMPDLAMAAATAGGGGRVNSQTDLCGEGSGEGDGDGRVSGGTCMTVTFDRDVAMTHDDIEFISLDHPLAQGVFDYETGMGRGTVSCAIWPNSGLRGLMMQYNFAVELPVSEEWGCADIAGPKYFKVLVNAKGENMSGHFDALSNAALKDVGVPQGNAAVDMTLRYFAKDGLAKARLIVSEQAKKYAEEAANAVEARSEQEYQRMNHLLSMRGKAGTSEALKQLRKNVQERKKIVANPQLRLDAIRLVVCK
- the murA gene encoding UDP-N-acetylglucosamine 1-carboxyvinyltransferase, translated to MDQFIVPQVKAPVNGEVEISGAKNAVLAVMAAALLADGVSEITNVPHLKDMKTMSDVLRVIGCHINGGSHVLRIDTRGVDHLEAPYELVKTMRASFYVLGPLVARFGRCRVSLPGGCAWGPRPVDLHLKGLEALGAKITVTHGYVEATCEGRLPGGNFNFPISSVGATVNVLMAATLAKGVSVLQNAALEPEIDNLIDFLTSMGAKIQGRGTRTLTVQGVESLRPGTGVTIPDRIEAGTFLCAAAITRGRVKVTRIIPEHIASTLDAFREIGCKVNVGADWAEVDARQQELKPMSLVTLPFPGFPTDMQAPFMATLLSIPGNSLVQDTVYNDRFKHVAELERLGASIQLNGNTATIKGGLPLEGADIMGSDLRASAALVLAGLIAEGETTISRIYHLDRGYEDFEAKMAKIGATVKRFNPDARDD
- a CDS encoding RDD family protein — translated: MKWFYIDTSITDGDRRQGPYSIDEIRDFVNEGKIKDETLVWHTGEANWKAWKDFPEASEPPEPTEEELLKQTIETLLQSKLNRKRYAGFFVRANAFIIDNLILSVVGALFLYVMSLAGMLDLNAVSEIVNQYIDNPASTELVSKALELPGMSTFFTIWSVVQAIYFIVFHAVWGATPGKKLLRIHVEMANGEKLSWAFSIFRFVASIVTQATLIFYGLGYLIVLIDPQKRALHDFIAQTRVVHNAIEQKENKEV
- the scpB gene encoding SMC-Scp complex subunit ScpB; amino-acid sequence: MAEDQNVEELAEESAELPKVESREDLARIIQALVFASPDVVTLKKLREILGDFLDARSVADALITANDSLNKIQSPFEIVEQAGGYRFRTRAKYYPWVRKLFPEANARRLSQAALETLAVIAYQQPITKAAIEQVRGVSSADGPIRNLLDKGFITLGARAETVGNPYTYVTTQEFLKYFGINRIPEDLPRLREFSELLEAGALVPQYSKPDNAPEEPTPLEESTDQIELSMGDA
- the mutS gene encoding DNA mismatch repair protein MutS; its protein translation is MAVTPLMQQYYEIKKENPGCILFFRMGDFFELFEDDAVIASKILGLTLTSRNNGASGATPLCGFPHHAAERYVPKMVAAGYRIAICEQVEDPKLAKGIVKRDIVEIISAGTAMNEENLNAKEANYLCAYVPATSDDGKGGNGDVAAFAIADVTTGYLATCRSSVQAFECEFSRRMPKEIVIPEGTTIPAAIMDLIKAENVLVTELPAILFAEDQAKDVLFTHFKVEALDGLGLDGRVFETSVTGALLQYLINQKKSELSHFTTLEILNLDDYMTLDPSTLRNLELVRPLNADDYSSTLCSVLDFTVTAMGGRTLKDWVSHPLIAVDRIREREEAVGELVQNPVALDELKESLTSILDMERLMGRVGSGRANARDLAGMGRSLSQASKVADVLEGLHAPLFEGLRETLNAAKGRGEDLLKYFNDDLPMTVREGGMIRPGASAELDAMNEDIKERREWIASLEGRERERLGIPSLKVGYNRVFGYYIEITKAQMAKATQPIPDEYIRKQTTVNGERYITPEMKECESVISNAEVNIHALEYKIFCELRERVNSWRAELQGIADAIARVDSLYSFARAARKYNYVCPEVFEGTGIEIRGGFHPVIVAVNPDLNFVPNDVTLSPDGTRLMLITGPNMAGKSTYLRQTGLIVLMAQIGCFVPAESARIGVVDRIFTRVGASDRLSRGLSTFMVEMIETANILRNATPHSLVLLDEIGRGTSTFDGLSIAWAIVETLHSEPARMALTLFATHYHELTGLVESLEHAGNFQVAVQEKGDKLTFLHKILEGACDSSYGIHVAEMAGLPPNVVRRARKILLRLEKQKIDPSDEAQNKKIKAQPQMDLFAPPDENTLLLKDEIRRLKPEEMTPMQALQRLMDLKENYGK
- a CDS encoding OmpA family protein, producing MGKVIKLALMGTAVALFAWGCSKEKPETDPQPQTAPEAPADSTLNLDALVADTLSADSLARLEAERLEAERARLEELINRIMLEDVYFDYDRSELTENAKRLLAQVAEILVNENRFIVTVEGHTDARGTEDYNISLGARRSTVVREFLIAYGVDANRLVSVSYGKERPKVQGTDETAYSKNRRAHFRVSIDQ
- the proB gene encoding glutamate 5-kinase, which produces MSELRKNILDEARRVVVKIGSRILVDSERGGVRTRYIQKLADSVARLMDAGKEVVIVTSGAVGTGMAELGYAQKPTVLAEKQACAAVGQIDLMYAYREMFRWVQLSVGQILLSAEDFRDRARYKNLQNTIKAMLARKIVPIINENDSLAVAEIKVGDNDKLSSDVALFLDADLLLIFTDEDGLFDDNPKKNPNARLLNFVPEITPAILALAGKPGEAGSAVSTGGMRSKLEAIRNVTKSGANAFLASGMKVLPHQVFFENATGTLFAGSKKKLNSRQRWLSFITTPRGSVIVDEGGVKALRENHSSLLPVGVIAVQKHFDKGDLIEVQDEKKNPVARGVAGFDSETLKLVLRKKTAQVHEVLGKNVPDELIHKNDLVVF
- a CDS encoding tol-pal system YbgF family protein, which translates into the protein MNLKSLSLGVVLASFVLSGCSSITMLRTKEMRAVGDDVIAKNDSSYKALSAENASLRAELDSVKAQLEASAVAQKRLQAEVTVLSNRMSEETVRRDTRQEEIIYRLDLLLGKSDKILAKKVVVNNGVASAVMEPDANAEKMIEAETMFNAAHSDYHRGEYKLAYNGFKQVYELVKKGEMAEGALYWMSLCLIEANQAAKAKTLLTNLVDSNPNGMKACAGMYKLASIYGNECNLDRKKQYLQMILSNNTCASTPELEQAAISLQEMLDFRSPDGRSATEICREQMR